One Fusarium falciforme chromosome 1, complete sequence genomic window carries:
- a CDS encoding RING-type domain-containing protein, with protein MDPMDPMDYIMHNPRSSGHYDPVHSASNHWMSHSHNSPSYPWQTQNPSLPQSYPHHPLQPAPGSGPDPFQLGHHHGGILPPMLGLPHPHAFPESMPGAISPRPSGRHQTYHRSAMPPPVAPVASGTGAHSRDGAFANQIPGRPLSFQPPAGLGIPPPSAGAGAAPEPNSQQQQQQRPPFLASEPPTNNFGQHNNNSPHFVPVPVPVPVPLPPHPYMSTPPPRRGHFSSASTSSRTVFRDIPSPTRPSPPSSGFRRSHHTRQRRPTSTRIMSSEPGREDDDDAARHVYFEHGMYSPGGSDSSAEANEETVLRHMQLMRGAVSTKMVASKSTLRSLESVKIEDIPEGDRSCVICYGDYGVESPEGVRESPLRLPKCGHIFGDHCIKTWLDQSDSCPYCRDKLHSEPKQHTSASTRAFMSLMRSQGLHVSSRATANPDDILARAMVMSYGMGGRNGSPSRQPVTAGRRSPPSDAGERQRRTRARHDNGHTRELRPLSGGHSRAVHFDTPSQRAAPGAPLIGHSFVHHWDEMSPMERRQQWTNERDQMSNGRLNGPPNSTSTTTTDAPGEASTPASTISMSALSPLAPMYQPQGVFIGATDRHPLGAAPSHDLPLLEIRNPPPQAQAAPASGGNENATPSLATPQDLPGPIQGNSNRSW; from the exons ATGGATCCCATGGATCCCATGGACTATATAATGCACAACCCTCGGTCTTCTGGCCACTACGATCCCGTACACTCGGCTTCGAACCATTGGATGTCTCACTCACACAACTCACCTTCTTACCCATGGCAGACGCAGAATCCAAGCTTGCCTCAGAGCTATCCTCACCACCCGTTGCAGCCTGCACCCGGCTCCGGTCCGGATCCGTTCCAGCTcggtcatcatcatggaggCATCTTGCCGCCAATGCTGGGTCTGCCGCATCCCCATGCGTTTCCAGAAAGCATGCCGGGAGCCATATCTCCGCGACCGAGTGGACGACATCAGACCTACCATCGCAGCGCCATGCCACCCCCCGTAGCGCCGGTCGCTTCCGGCACGGGTGCTCACAGCCGTGATGGAGCCTTTGCAAACCAAATTCCCGGCCGGCCATTGAGCTTTCAGCCGCCTGCAGGCCTGGGTATTCCACCGCCAAGTGCAGGTGCAGGTGCAGCTCCGGAGCCTAATtcacagcagcaacagcaacagcgcCCGCCGTTTCTCGCATCAGAACCTCCGACAAACAACTTCGGCCaacacaacaacaactctCCTCATTTCGTGCCCGTGCCCGTACCCGTGCCTGTGCCTCTCCCCCCTCACCCTTACatgtcaacaccaccaccgcgTCGGGGTCACTTTTCGTCGGCTTCCACTTCTTCAAGGACTGTCTTTCGTGACATACCTTCTCCTACCA GGCCATCCCCTCCTTCGTCTGGTTTCCGCAGATCTCACCACACACGCCAGCGCAGACCAACATCCACTCGCATCATGTCGTCGGAGCCTGGGCgggaagatgatgacgacgctgCCCGGCATGTGTATTTCGAGCATGGCATGTACAGCCCGGGCGGGTCAGATTCCTCTGCTGAGGCAAATGAAGAAACAGTCCTCCGTCACATGCAACTCATGAGAGGTGCTGTTAGTACCAAGATGGTGGCATCCAAGTCGACGTTGCGATCTCTCGAAAGTGTCAAGATTGAAGATATCCCGGAAGGAGACCGAA GTTGTGTCATTTGCTACGGCGATTATGGCGTCGAAAGTCCTGAGGGTGTTCGCGAGTCGCCCCTCCGTCTCCCGAAATGCGGGCATATCTTCGGAGACCACTGCATCAAAACGTGGCTTGATCAGTCAGATAGCTGCCCATATTGTCGTGACAAGCTGCATTCAGAACCCAAACAGCACACCAGCGCTTCTACGCGCGCCTTcatgagcttgatgaggtcGCAGGGACTCCATGTTTCGTCAAG GGCAACCGCTAATCCAGACGACATCTTGGCCAGAGCGATGGTAATGTCTTATGGGATGGGGGGCAGAAACGGATCCCCTTCGCGACAGCCTGTCACGGCTGGACGAAGATCACCACCAAGTGATGCGGGCGAACGACAACGTCGAACCAGAGCCCGACACGACAACGGACACACTCGCGAGCTGAGGCCACTGTCGGGAGGCCATAGCCGTGCTGTCCATTTCGACACGCCCTCGCAGCGCGCTGCTCCGGGTGCACCTTTGATCGGCCACTCGTTTGTGCACCACTGGGACGAGATGTCGCCGATGGAGCGACGGCAACAATGGACCAATGAACGGGATCAAATGTCGAATGGTCGGTTGAACGGTCCCCCGAATAGcacctcaacaacaaccacggATGCGCCCGGAGAGGCATCGACTCCCGCATCTACCATCTCAATGTCTGCTCTCTCGCCATTAGCACCAATGTACCAACCGCAGGGAGTGTTCATAGGCGCCACAGACAGACACCCTCTTGGGGCGGCGCCATCTCATGATCTGCCGCTCCTGGAGATTCGGAACCCGCCACCACAGGCGCAAGCTGCCCCGGCTTCGGGAGGTAACGAGAACGCAACCCCCTCCTTGGCTACGCCGCAGGATCTACCTGGACCTATCCAGGGCAACAGTAATCGGTCTTGGTAG